One segment of Caldanaerobius polysaccharolyticus DSM 13641 DNA contains the following:
- the tadA gene encoding tRNA adenosine(34) deaminase TadA — protein MTDHEFYMDEAIAEAIKAQEMDEVPVGVVVVKDGVIVGRGHNEKEKRRDATAHGEILAIQDASAHLGSWRLSDCDMYVTLEPCPMCAGAIVMARVRRLFIGADDPKSGACGSLMNVVQDNRLNHRVEVVRGIKAQECSYLLKEFFKKKRIK, from the coding sequence GTGACGGATCACGAATTTTATATGGATGAAGCGATAGCCGAAGCTATAAAAGCGCAGGAAATGGATGAGGTTCCGGTAGGCGTTGTAGTAGTAAAAGACGGCGTTATCGTAGGCAGAGGCCATAATGAAAAGGAAAAGAGAAGAGATGCCACCGCTCATGGGGAGATTTTAGCGATACAAGATGCCAGCGCCCATCTTGGGAGCTGGCGCTTGAGCGATTGCGATATGTACGTGACGTTGGAGCCATGTCCCATGTGTGCAGGGGCTATTGTGATGGCTAGGGTTAGGAGGCTGTTTATAGGAGCAGACGACCCCAAATCCGGTGCATGTGGCAGCTTGATGAACGTGGTTCAGGATAACAGGTTAAATCACCGGGTGGAGGTCGTAAGGGGTATAAAGGCTCAGGAATGTAGTTATTTACTTAAGGAGTTTTTCAAGAAAAAGCGAATAAAATAA
- a CDS encoding sugar phosphate isomerase/epimerase family protein yields MRLGGPLFTSYSDPEQWIKELKNLGYGAAYCPVTVDDEDVVIEDYVKAAYSADIVIAEVGAWSNPLSADETERRAAIKKCQEQLALAERIGARCCVNISGSRGEQWDGPHPDNFTPETFDMIVDTVREIIDAVKPTRTFYTLEPMPWMYPDSADSYLDLIKAIDRKSFAVHFDPVNLICSPQRYFNNGAFIRDFIDKLGPYIKSCHAKDIILSGQLTTHLDEVLPGCGNLDYVTLLGHLDALDADMPLMIEHLSSEQERDMAAAYIRSKAREAGVELKFQ; encoded by the coding sequence ATGCGCTTAGGAGGGCCTCTATTTACTAGTTATTCTGATCCAGAACAATGGATTAAGGAGTTAAAAAATTTGGGCTATGGAGCAGCTTATTGTCCTGTGACGGTTGATGATGAGGATGTTGTCATTGAAGATTATGTTAAAGCAGCCTACAGTGCGGATATTGTTATAGCAGAAGTGGGAGCGTGGAGTAACCCTTTGAGTGCAGATGAAACCGAGCGTCGGGCGGCTATAAAAAAGTGTCAGGAGCAGCTGGCGTTGGCTGAAAGAATAGGAGCACGTTGCTGTGTTAATATATCAGGTTCTCGCGGTGAGCAATGGGATGGGCCGCATCCTGATAATTTCACGCCTGAAACCTTTGATATGATAGTAGACACGGTAAGAGAGATAATAGATGCTGTTAAGCCTACCCGTACCTTTTATACGCTGGAGCCTATGCCGTGGATGTATCCCGATTCGGCGGATAGCTATCTGGACCTGATAAAGGCCATTGATCGCAAAAGCTTTGCCGTGCATTTTGATCCTGTAAATCTTATATGCAGTCCTCAGCGGTATTTTAATAACGGGGCATTTATACGCGATTTTATAGACAAATTGGGGCCTTATATAAAAAGCTGCCACGCTAAAGATATCATATTATCAGGTCAGCTCACTACACACCTTGATGAGGTGCTACCTGGCTGCGGAAATCTGGACTATGTTACTCTGCTTGGGCATCTTGACGCCTTGGATGCAGACATGCCCCTTATGATAGAACACCTCTCCAGCGAGCAAGAGCGCGATATGGCGGCGGCTTACATCCGATCCAAAGCCCGAGAAGCGGGGGTAGAATTGAAATTTCAATAA
- a CDS encoding Gfo/Idh/MocA family protein, with protein sequence MDKIKVGVIGAGFIGQAQIEALRRLGFVEVIALAESNKEVARQRAQKLYIDKYYDDYMELIENEDIQVIHNCTPNNMHFAINRAAIQAGKHIFSEKPLATKFEEAFALYELTKEYCVANAVNFNYRQYPLVKEMRERVSKGDIGDVYLVHGHYLQDWLLYDTDYDWRIQKDYGGSSRAIADIGSHWCDTVETIIGSRITRVFADLATIIEYRKKPDGTGGTLINYRVDTEDYGAVMVRFANGARGVFYVSQVSAGRKNRLSFEIDGSKASMCWDQENPNVLWIGHRDAPNEMLMRDPKLMSDKARSIVKLPGGHGDGWHDALANNIEQFYKIIIEGRKMEKDVHEFATFEQGAHIMAVVDAILRSANSGSWEDVKF encoded by the coding sequence ATGGACAAAATAAAAGTAGGTGTTATAGGTGCTGGCTTTATCGGGCAGGCGCAAATAGAGGCATTAAGGCGGTTAGGGTTTGTAGAAGTAATAGCGCTTGCGGAATCAAATAAAGAAGTGGCTAGACAACGCGCTCAGAAACTGTATATTGATAAATACTACGATGATTATATGGAACTTATAGAAAATGAAGATATACAGGTTATCCATAATTGCACACCGAATAACATGCATTTTGCCATAAACCGTGCTGCTATACAAGCGGGCAAGCACATTTTTTCTGAGAAACCCCTGGCTACTAAATTTGAGGAGGCGTTTGCGTTATATGAGTTAACTAAAGAGTACTGCGTGGCGAATGCTGTTAATTTTAATTACAGACAGTATCCTTTGGTTAAAGAGATGAGAGAAAGGGTGAGCAAAGGCGATATAGGAGACGTCTACCTGGTGCATGGCCATTATTTACAGGATTGGTTGCTTTACGATACGGATTATGACTGGAGAATCCAAAAGGATTATGGCGGGTCTTCCAGGGCTATTGCGGATATAGGATCCCATTGGTGTGATACGGTGGAAACGATTATCGGCAGCCGGATAACCCGGGTGTTTGCTGATTTAGCTACTATAATTGAGTACAGGAAAAAGCCTGATGGTACGGGTGGTACGCTGATAAATTATAGAGTGGATACCGAGGACTATGGTGCTGTGATGGTGCGCTTTGCCAATGGTGCAAGGGGTGTCTTTTATGTGTCGCAGGTTAGCGCTGGAAGAAAAAATAGATTAAGCTTTGAAATAGATGGTTCAAAAGCATCTATGTGTTGGGATCAAGAAAACCCCAATGTTCTATGGATAGGGCACAGGGATGCTCCAAACGAAATGCTTATGAGAGATCCTAAACTTATGAGCGATAAAGCCAGGAGCATTGTTAAATTGCCGGGCGGTCATGGTGATGGATGGCATGATGCGTTGGCAAATAATATAGAACAATTTTATAAAATTATAATTGAGGGAAGAAAAATGGAAAAGGATGTACATGAATTTGCTACATTTGAACAGGGAGCTCATATCATGGCGGTAGTAGACGCTATTTTGAGGAGTGCAAATTCTGGAAGTTGGGAAGACGTGAAATTTTAA
- a CDS encoding SDR family NAD(P)-dependent oxidoreductase encodes MNVVIIGANKGLGLCLVKIFAMRGHHVFAGVYGRDDLSRIEEVKEELSQYVDVIELDVSDELSVKEAAMRVGFAKNNAIDCLINCAGILLPGDRNNTISEMDIGELRKTLEINTIGTVNVIKHFLPCMRSDGQGLLLFITSEAGSVSHNGMNFPAYSISKAAANKAVFVLRATVGDKYKVYAVHPGRMNTDMGRTTAEIEPEESAESIYSIVTGLRKVSDNNNGFINYKGEPMDL; translated from the coding sequence ATGAATGTTGTAATAATAGGTGCCAATAAGGGATTGGGCTTATGCCTTGTTAAGATTTTTGCGATGAGAGGTCATCACGTGTTTGCTGGAGTATACGGAAGAGATGATCTTTCCCGTATCGAGGAAGTTAAAGAAGAGCTAAGCCAATATGTGGACGTGATTGAATTGGATGTTTCTGATGAATTGTCAGTTAAAGAAGCCGCCATGAGAGTCGGTTTTGCAAAAAATAACGCTATTGATTGCCTTATAAATTGTGCTGGCATATTATTGCCAGGAGATAGAAATAACACTATAAGTGAAATGGATATAGGAGAACTTAGGAAAACCCTTGAAATTAATACTATAGGTACGGTAAATGTCATTAAACACTTTTTGCCATGTATGAGATCAGACGGCCAGGGGTTATTGCTGTTTATTACGTCTGAAGCCGGGAGTGTTTCACATAACGGCATGAATTTTCCTGCTTATTCCATATCAAAAGCCGCTGCCAATAAGGCGGTGTTTGTTTTAAGGGCTACTGTGGGCGATAAATATAAAGTTTATGCTGTACACCCTGGCAGGATGAATACGGACATGGGGCGCACTACTGCGGAAATAGAACCAGAGGAATCCGCCGAAAGCATTTATAGTATAGTGACGGGTTTGCGTAAGGTATCTGATAACAACAACGGATTTATCAATTATAAGGGTGAACCAATGGATTTGTAA
- a CDS encoding carbohydrate ABC transporter permease produces MKESRRNMINGLLFISPWIVGFMLFTLYPILSSFYYSLTDYNVISSPKFVGLQNYIQLFKDGLFYTSLYNTLYMIVFGVTLTMITTLIIAIALNDKRLKRVSFFRVIFFIPTLVPTVILSILWIWLLQPDNGLVNTVLNFFHIPGPGWFASLTWSKPAFILMAVWAGGNYIIIFLAGLQDIPQTLYEAVDIDGGTTWHKIWYVTLPMLKPVILFNVITAILNAFQSFAEAFIITQGGPNNSTNFYALYLYQNAFLYQHMGYASAMAWIMLVITLVLTMFLLKTTSWGKVD; encoded by the coding sequence GTGAAAGAATCTAGGCGAAATATGATAAATGGCTTGTTATTTATTTCTCCATGGATAGTAGGGTTTATGCTATTTACCTTGTATCCGATTTTAAGTTCGTTTTATTATTCCTTGACTGATTACAATGTTATATCGTCGCCTAAATTTGTCGGATTGCAAAATTATATACAACTGTTTAAAGATGGGTTATTCTATACATCGCTTTATAATACGCTGTATATGATTGTATTCGGTGTAACGTTGACTATGATAACTACACTTATAATCGCCATAGCTCTCAATGATAAGAGATTAAAAAGGGTTTCGTTTTTCCGCGTAATTTTTTTCATTCCCACATTGGTACCTACGGTTATTTTGTCCATATTGTGGATATGGTTGCTTCAGCCCGACAATGGGCTGGTTAATACAGTTTTAAATTTCTTTCATATTCCAGGGCCCGGTTGGTTTGCAAGTTTAACATGGTCAAAGCCAGCGTTTATATTGATGGCTGTCTGGGCCGGTGGAAACTATATAATTATCTTTTTAGCTGGGTTGCAGGATATTCCACAGACACTTTACGAGGCAGTAGATATTGACGGCGGTACTACGTGGCATAAGATTTGGTATGTGACGCTACCGATGCTTAAACCTGTTATACTTTTTAATGTGATAACAGCTATACTTAATGCATTTCAAAGTTTTGCAGAAGCTTTTATTATTACCCAGGGAGGTCCTAACAATTCCACTAATTTTTACGCTTTATATTTGTATCAGAATGCGTTTTTGTACCAGCATATGGGGTATGCGTCTGCAATGGCATGGATAATGTTAGTCATAACCCTTGTTCTTACGATGTTTTTGCTTAAGACCACCAGCTGGGGGAAAGTAGATTAA
- a CDS encoding carbohydrate ABC transporter permease, with protein MKWDRKDDIVGKLILYLILVLLAVAYIVPFLWLFSGSLKTTQELFASPPVFIPKKLQWNNYVVALSDFPFFLYLKNTLYIIIVNIIGSVISSSLVAYGFSRIEWKGRDAVFIMVLITMMLPFQVVMIPQFLLFQKFKWIGTFLPLLVPSFFGNAFYIFLLRQFFIGIPFEISQSAKIDGANEFQTFWHIIMPMAKPAITTVVIFTFLFRWNDFIGPLIFLNNNKLYTLSIGVQQIMSANDPRWTLLMALGVIMTVPVLVLFFLLQKYFIQGISFGALKE; from the coding sequence ATGAAATGGGATAGGAAAGATGATATTGTAGGAAAATTAATTCTTTATTTGATTTTGGTGCTGCTTGCGGTGGCGTATATTGTGCCTTTTCTATGGCTTTTTAGCGGTTCACTTAAGACGACCCAGGAATTGTTCGCCAGTCCCCCGGTGTTTATACCTAAAAAACTACAATGGAACAATTATGTAGTAGCATTAAGTGATTTTCCTTTTTTCTTATACCTTAAAAATACGTTGTATATAATAATTGTCAATATAATAGGAAGTGTGATTTCAAGCTCGCTAGTTGCTTATGGGTTTTCGCGAATTGAATGGAAAGGCAGAGATGCTGTATTTATAATGGTGTTAATAACCATGATGTTGCCATTTCAAGTAGTCATGATACCTCAATTTTTGCTTTTTCAAAAGTTTAAGTGGATAGGGACTTTTTTGCCGCTATTGGTACCATCATTTTTTGGAAATGCTTTTTATATATTTTTGCTCAGACAATTTTTCATAGGAATACCCTTTGAGATATCTCAATCGGCAAAGATTGATGGTGCTAATGAATTTCAAACATTTTGGCATATAATAATGCCTATGGCTAAACCCGCTATTACCACGGTTGTTATATTTACTTTCCTATTTCGCTGGAATGATTTTATAGGGCCTTTGATATTTTTAAATAACAACAAGCTTTATACGCTTTCAATAGGTGTACAGCAGATAATGTCAGCCAACGATCCTAGATGGACACTTCTTATGGCTTTGGGTGTGATAATGACGGTGCCTGTATTAGTTTTATTCTTCCTTTTACAGAAGTACTTTATCCAGGGTATTTCGTTTGGAGCTTTAAAGGAATAG
- a CDS encoding VOC family protein, which yields MNNSVLGTKIVTQVGIIVRDIKKTAEKYAAFLGVDVPEIIVTGTYEETGTQYKGEPTAARAKLAFFKVGDTLDIELIEPDEEPSTWREFLDTKGEGVHHIAFVIKDMQGKVRRLAEMGMPLIQKGEYTGGRYSYIDCTQDLKVIVELLENDD from the coding sequence ATGAATAACAGTGTTTTAGGTACAAAAATAGTTACCCAGGTGGGCATAATTGTAAGGGATATAAAGAAGACGGCAGAAAAATATGCTGCTTTTCTGGGCGTAGATGTTCCTGAGATTATAGTTACAGGTACGTATGAGGAAACAGGTACACAGTATAAAGGTGAACCAACTGCTGCCCGAGCCAAGCTGGCATTTTTCAAAGTAGGTGATACTTTAGACATCGAGCTGATAGAGCCAGATGAAGAGCCTTCAACGTGGCGCGAGTTTCTCGATACGAAAGGTGAAGGTGTGCACCACATTGCTTTTGTGATAAAGGATATGCAAGGGAAAGTACGTAGACTCGCAGAGATGGGGATGCCGCTGATTCAAAAAGGTGAGTATACAGGTGGTAGGTATTCCTATATTGACTGTACGCAGGACCTTAAAGTCATAGTAGAGTTGCTTGAGAATGATGATTAA
- a CDS encoding ABC transporter substrate-binding protein, translated as MKKLSLLVLCLLFMFTVALSGCSKSNDTGKSAQKGDTSSAKTKVIKYWYPWGGDSEKWDKWRISEFEKAHPEYKVEATYVPPDAGISNGKLMAAITGGDVPDLIVTSDYASAYSLAVQGAFLPLDDALKDAGFDESKVNPVFKDVMKYKDVTYLFPQDTNVNLLYYNIDLFKEAGLDPSKPPKTIDELDAMAKKLTKINGGKIERLGFIPWIDAGDDAYMWGYMFGANFYDVNANKINLTDGKMAAVLTWEKQYAQQYDPEKIKSFTSGFGGAFSPSHPFMTGKVAMTINGNWFTNALRIYAPKINYGIAPIPAPSGGRYGGSNLGTNVFAVPKGAKNIKGAMDFILFAEQARIEDDNVKTWRSVPALPDQVKDLTLVKEKDPLYPTILDIASNPNSGHTALTSVSKQMSDDLRAIRDKVIYTGADPSTLLKEEEQKLQGMVNRSK; from the coding sequence ATGAAAAAGTTAAGCTTGCTAGTTTTGTGCCTGTTGTTTATGTTTACGGTTGCCTTATCTGGTTGCAGTAAATCAAATGATACAGGCAAAAGTGCTCAGAAGGGGGATACCTCTTCTGCAAAGACCAAAGTGATTAAATATTGGTATCCGTGGGGTGGAGATTCAGAGAAGTGGGATAAATGGAGGATAAGTGAGTTTGAGAAAGCTCATCCTGAATATAAAGTGGAGGCTACTTACGTTCCACCTGACGCAGGTATTTCCAACGGGAAATTAATGGCTGCTATAACCGGAGGCGATGTGCCTGATTTAATAGTTACGTCTGATTATGCGTCGGCGTATTCGCTGGCGGTGCAAGGCGCGTTTTTACCTCTTGATGATGCCTTAAAAGATGCAGGTTTTGATGAATCAAAGGTAAATCCTGTTTTTAAAGATGTTATGAAATACAAAGATGTAACTTATTTGTTCCCTCAGGATACTAATGTAAACTTGTTGTATTATAATATAGATCTTTTCAAAGAAGCAGGACTTGATCCGTCCAAGCCGCCTAAGACAATTGATGAATTGGATGCTATGGCTAAGAAACTTACCAAAATTAATGGTGGGAAAATAGAGCGTCTGGGATTTATACCTTGGATTGATGCTGGTGACGATGCTTATATGTGGGGCTATATGTTTGGAGCTAACTTTTACGATGTAAATGCCAATAAGATTAACCTTACTGACGGCAAGATGGCGGCTGTACTGACATGGGAGAAGCAGTATGCTCAGCAGTATGATCCGGAAAAGATTAAATCTTTCACGTCGGGTTTTGGGGGCGCTTTTTCGCCAAGCCATCCGTTTATGACAGGCAAAGTGGCCATGACTATTAATGGCAACTGGTTTACCAATGCCCTGAGGATTTATGCACCCAAGATAAATTATGGTATTGCACCTATACCTGCTCCTTCTGGAGGAAGGTATGGCGGTTCAAATCTTGGTACAAATGTTTTTGCGGTTCCAAAAGGAGCGAAAAATATTAAAGGCGCTATGGATTTTATCCTCTTTGCAGAACAGGCTAGAATAGAAGATGACAATGTAAAAACGTGGAGAAGTGTTCCTGCGTTACCCGATCAGGTAAAAGATCTTACCCTTGTGAAAGAAAAAGATCCATTATATCCTACTATTTTAGATATTGCATCCAATCCTAATTCTGGACACACTGCGTTGACAAGTGTTTCTAAGCAAATGAGCGATGACTTAAGAGCTATAAGAGACAAGGTAATTTATACAGGGGCTGATCCTTCAACTCTTCTCAAAGAAGAGGAACAGAAGTTACAGGGTATGGTGAATAGAAGTAAGTAA
- a CDS encoding VOC family protein, whose protein sequence is MSKIDSNVICQIAIVVKDIEAAARNYSELFGMEMPEIFTVPPAEEVPVYYHGKLISPKAKICIFQMGPIVLELTEPGEGPSSWREFLERHGQGVHHIGIEVQNLDNALNALKKVGADVIQVGYYPTSSYWFMDSEDQLGVRVNIKHGNEDNSDKVKKHTSGNNA, encoded by the coding sequence TTGAGCAAGATCGATAGCAATGTAATCTGTCAGATTGCCATTGTAGTAAAGGATATTGAAGCAGCAGCCAGAAATTATTCTGAGTTGTTTGGCATGGAAATGCCCGAAATTTTCACTGTACCGCCGGCAGAAGAAGTGCCTGTTTATTATCACGGAAAACTTATTTCACCAAAAGCAAAGATTTGTATTTTCCAGATGGGACCGATTGTACTGGAATTAACAGAGCCAGGAGAAGGGCCTAGCTCTTGGCGGGAATTTTTAGAACGGCATGGACAAGGAGTACACCATATTGGCATAGAAGTTCAAAATTTGGATAACGCTCTCAATGCTTTAAAGAAAGTAGGTGCTGATGTAATCCAGGTGGGATATTATCCTACTAGCAGTTACTGGTTTATGGATAGCGAGGATCAATTAGGAGTCAGGGTAAACATAAAACACGGCAACGAAGATAATAGCGATAAAGTTAAAAAGCACACGAGTGGGAATAATGCTTAA
- a CDS encoding LacI family DNA-binding transcriptional regulator: MKEYNKRIFNSAEIARLAGVSRSTVSRVVNNYPNVSESKREKVLRIIEQYGYTPNSAARVLTGKKTNTIGLFFVINSPGINYFKEDAHADFILASIAEAASHSGFFTLINIIHEVKQPDNIKMIKEIFYQKRIDAGIFIGCSDNEPVIEELIKEGFIVGVLDYNVKGRKEINCVVANFDDKFGEQAVDYLVSLGHKKIMGIHGDLQRFSGMQRYNSFIRGMKKYGLEIRDQWMLFPGFERFRAKQLMDEFLASGYELPSAIFCANDTIAYGVIDALKRKGILIPDDVSIVGVDDSNFSAYIDPPLTTFRVDFQEVLSTLTQKVVECVKADSVKGVVLEFGGQLIVRNSCKEVKSTCK; the protein is encoded by the coding sequence ATGAAGGAGTATAATAAGAGGATTTTTAACAGTGCAGAAATAGCAAGGCTAGCGGGAGTTTCTCGGAGTACGGTAAGTAGGGTTGTAAACAATTATCCAAATGTAAGTGAGAGTAAAAGGGAAAAGGTATTAAGAATAATTGAGCAATATGGCTATACTCCGAATAGTGCTGCACGGGTATTGACGGGAAAAAAGACTAATACAATAGGGTTATTTTTTGTAATAAATAGTCCTGGTATAAATTATTTTAAAGAAGATGCTCATGCTGATTTTATATTAGCGAGTATAGCGGAAGCAGCTTCTCATAGTGGTTTTTTTACGTTGATCAATATTATACACGAAGTCAAACAACCGGATAATATAAAAATGATTAAAGAGATATTCTATCAGAAACGCATTGATGCAGGTATTTTTATAGGATGTTCTGATAACGAACCTGTAATTGAAGAATTAATTAAAGAAGGTTTTATTGTAGGGGTATTGGACTATAATGTAAAGGGAAGAAAAGAAATAAATTGTGTCGTTGCAAACTTTGATGATAAGTTTGGAGAACAAGCAGTGGATTATTTGGTGTCGTTAGGACATAAAAAGATTATGGGAATTCATGGCGATTTACAACGTTTTAGTGGTATGCAAAGGTATAATTCTTTTATCCGTGGCATGAAGAAATATGGACTTGAGATACGTGATCAATGGATGCTTTTTCCGGGGTTTGAACGTTTTAGGGCCAAGCAGTTGATGGATGAATTTTTGGCAAGCGGGTATGAACTTCCGTCAGCAATATTTTGCGCAAATGATACTATTGCATATGGTGTGATTGATGCATTAAAGAGAAAAGGTATTCTTATTCCTGATGATGTTTCAATAGTCGGTGTTGATGACTCAAACTTTAGCGCTTATATTGATCCTCCGCTTACTACTTTTCGAGTAGATTTCCAGGAGGTTCTTAGCACATTAACGCAGAAAGTAGTAGAGTGTGTTAAGGCTGATTCTGTGAAGGGGGTGGTATTGGAGTTTGGGGGGCAGTTAATAGTCAGGAACTCGTGTAAAGAAGTAAAATCTACATGTAAATGA